One stretch of Roseovarius mucosus DNA includes these proteins:
- a CDS encoding type I secretion system permease/ATPase: MANQKNTSGNAAAKALGSIKGLIVFLLLLSGVINILALTGAFYMLQIYDRALVSGSIPTLVAISFLAIGLYLFQGVFDVIRTQILIRVGARLDRRLAPVAHQLVVDMPRLGYSTSEALERGRDVDTLRGFFGSQGPIALFDLPWMPIFLAFVYFLHPMLGALTIGGAFTLATLAIAAELRTRSWSSSTVSATIERNAIADSNARNAEVLKAMGFASRAVARFSAANDRHLELQTRTSDISGTYSAISRVLRMLLQSSILGLAAYLTIRGELSAGAIIAATIASARAMAPIDLAIGNAKNMESARTSWRRLRNTVEVLENQPKPMWLPGPKYNLKVEGMTVAAPATGRVLLSDITFEAAAGQAVGFIGPSGGGKTTLARALTGIWPPLRGSVRLDSAELTQWSDDDRGAHIGYMPQDVALLDATVEENIARLAETPDPEAIVAAARAANVHEMLVRLPDGYRTYLGPMGTSISGGQRQRLGLARALYKSPFLVVLDEPNAHLDPEGEAALTAAIEGVKKRGGIVVLIAHRPSALQACDLIGVIQAGKLTAFGPREQILNPKPVSVASATKPSVASERHSTETPVESHMLDEGRKAKKGG, translated from the coding sequence ATGGCAAATCAAAAGAACACGTCCGGGAATGCGGCAGCCAAAGCGCTCGGTAGTATCAAGGGATTGATTGTTTTTCTGCTCCTGCTTTCAGGGGTCATCAATATTCTGGCATTGACCGGCGCTTTCTACATGCTCCAGATCTATGACCGAGCGCTGGTCAGCGGGAGCATCCCGACGCTTGTCGCAATTTCTTTTCTGGCAATTGGGCTTTATCTCTTTCAAGGCGTCTTCGACGTCATTCGCACCCAAATTCTCATTCGTGTCGGCGCGCGGCTGGACCGTCGATTGGCACCCGTCGCGCATCAATTGGTCGTCGACATGCCCCGCCTGGGATATTCCACCTCCGAGGCGCTCGAACGCGGTCGAGATGTCGATACACTGCGTGGTTTCTTCGGGTCTCAGGGACCGATTGCATTGTTTGACCTGCCGTGGATGCCAATTTTTCTCGCATTCGTCTACTTCCTGCACCCAATGTTGGGTGCCCTGACGATTGGTGGCGCATTTACTCTGGCTACACTCGCGATCGCGGCAGAATTGCGGACACGGAGTTGGAGCAGTTCCACCGTGTCAGCGACGATTGAGCGCAATGCAATCGCGGATTCGAACGCACGCAACGCCGAGGTTTTGAAGGCGATGGGCTTTGCGTCGCGCGCCGTTGCGCGTTTCTCAGCCGCCAATGATCGGCATTTGGAACTGCAAACTCGCACCAGTGACATATCAGGCACCTATAGTGCCATTTCGCGGGTGCTTCGGATGTTGTTGCAGTCGTCGATCCTCGGGCTTGCGGCTTATCTCACCATTCGCGGTGAATTGTCGGCCGGGGCTATCATCGCGGCAACCATTGCGTCGGCCCGTGCCATGGCTCCGATAGATCTAGCGATTGGAAATGCAAAGAATATGGAATCTGCGCGCACGTCATGGCGTCGCCTGCGGAACACTGTCGAAGTGCTCGAAAATCAACCCAAGCCGATGTGGCTCCCGGGACCGAAGTATAACCTGAAAGTGGAGGGCATGACTGTCGCTGCGCCAGCAACCGGAAGAGTTTTGCTCAGCGACATCACCTTTGAGGCTGCGGCAGGACAAGCTGTCGGATTCATTGGGCCGAGTGGTGGCGGAAAGACCACGCTGGCCCGCGCATTGACCGGTATCTGGCCCCCGTTGCGGGGATCAGTGCGACTGGACAGTGCCGAGTTAACGCAATGGAGTGACGACGACCGCGGGGCGCATATCGGATACATGCCTCAGGATGTCGCCCTGCTCGATGCGACGGTAGAAGAGAACATCGCGCGTCTTGCTGAAACGCCTGACCCAGAGGCGATCGTTGCTGCTGCACGCGCCGCAAATGTGCATGAGATGCTTGTGCGGCTTCCAGACGGATACCGGACATATCTAGGACCGATGGGCACGTCGATTTCGGGCGGACAGCGGCAGCGTCTGGGATTGGCGCGTGCGCTCTACAAATCACCGTTCTTGGTCGTGCTGGACGAGCCTAATGCGCATCTTGACCCCGAAGGAGAGGCCGCACTTACCGCGGCCATTGAGGGGGTCAAAAAGCGCGGCGGCATCGTTGTGCTGATCGCTCACCGACCATCAGCGCTTCAGGCATGTGACCTGATTGGCGTGATCCAGGCTGGAAAGCTGACCGCATTCGGTCCAAGAGAGCAAATTCTGAACCCGAAACCTGTTTCGGTTGCCAGCGCAACCAAGCCTTCTGTGGCCTCAGAACGGCATTCGACAGAGACACCTGTCGAAAGCCACATGTTGGATGAGGGACGCAAGGCGAAGAAGGGAGGCTGA
- a CDS encoding calcium-binding protein: MFIEPLPDLVFGTEITRVTANTILPPFNLFPGINKFPQDNGVEPGSPPFIPDPSDETEPDDPPTVAEEENPDQYETDPEQDRNRGPRNSSAVYLGDLGSGAVLAISLAHLLSETKDHDGDLLGVSINGSTVGHMDPKGDGWLYFADTDALGEVQIKYSITDGALSIDQTAILNVIENVFTGTDGEDLIVGTRGRDAIFGLNDDDNLAGFGGRDRIYGGAGDDNISGGDGDDSLFGNDGDDLIAGGDGDDWISGGAGDDRLFGEGGNDVIYGDAGHDEIYGGDGEDKIFGGTGDDTVKAGDGDDEVRGGADDDILHGDAGNDHLDGGRGKDQILGGTGDDTVVAGAGDDEAWGEDGDDLIHGDAGDDALDGGLGDDQILGGTGDDTVVAGAGDDEAWGEDGDDLIHGDAGDDVLDAGLGDDQILGGTGDDTVVAGAGDDQAWGEDGDDLIHGDAGDDALDGGLGDDQIFGGTGDDTVVAGAGDDEAWGEDGDDLIHGNAGDDALDGGAGDDEILGGIGDDTVVAGAGDDDVQGEDGDDLIHGDAGDDVLDGGVGDDQIFGGTGDDTVVAGAGDDDAWGEDGDDLIHGDAGDDVLDGGVGDDQIFGGTGDDTVVAGAGDDEAWGEDGDDLIHGDAGDDALDGGLGDDQILGGTGDDTVVAGAGDDEAWGEDGDDLIHGDAGDDVLDAGLGDDQILGGTGDDTVVAGAGDDQAWGEDGDDLIHGDAGDDALDGGLGDDQIFGGTGDDTVVAGAGDDEAWGEDGDDLIHGNAGDDALDGGLGDDQIFGGTGDDTVVAGDGDDDVQGEDGDDLIHGNAGDDALGGGAGDDEILGNAGDDVLDGGVGDDEILGGTGDDTVMAGAGDDEAWGEDGDDLIHGNAGDDALDGGAGDDQIFGGTGDDALSGGTGADQLAGDSGDDVIFSDEGDDISHGGAGNDVLFGGDGDDLLDGGDDDDIVSGDAGQDSLYGGDGNDILSGGADEDTVLGGAGDDIVVADDDSASDTYSGDAGHDQLNYSGATDGVELDLITGMASGQSIGDDSFSGFEDYVGSTGDDHFLAGSGQASLTGNGGSDLYNFVQGDTVDIIRSVYQINDFNSDDRIWIGSGSSHREIRKAQKSLEERIEDDLDDYADALDVDEPRLTYYHDWTDDYRRTVVEVDFNRDRIIDLELRIEGDHILLIEHA, translated from the coding sequence ATGTTCATCGAACCGCTGCCAGATTTGGTTTTTGGCACCGAGATTACACGCGTCACGGCGAACACCATTCTTCCGCCGTTCAACTTGTTCCCAGGCATAAACAAGTTTCCCCAAGACAACGGTGTGGAACCGGGGTCTCCACCCTTCATCCCCGATCCGAGCGACGAGACGGAACCGGACGATCCTCCGACAGTGGCAGAGGAAGAAAACCCTGATCAATATGAGACCGATCCAGAACAGGATCGCAACCGTGGCCCGCGCAACTCAAGTGCCGTTTACCTTGGGGATCTCGGCAGCGGTGCCGTCCTCGCTATTTCCCTGGCTCATCTTCTGTCTGAGACAAAGGATCACGATGGCGATCTTCTGGGGGTTTCAATCAACGGCAGCACTGTCGGTCATATGGACCCCAAAGGCGATGGCTGGCTCTATTTCGCAGATACTGATGCTTTGGGCGAGGTCCAAATCAAATACTCGATCACTGACGGCGCGCTCAGCATTGATCAGACTGCAATTTTGAACGTAATCGAAAACGTCTTTACGGGGACTGATGGCGAAGACCTGATCGTTGGCACGCGAGGGCGCGATGCAATTTTTGGATTGAACGATGACGATAATCTAGCCGGGTTTGGCGGGCGTGACAGAATTTACGGTGGCGCAGGTGATGACAATATTTCCGGCGGCGACGGCGACGATAGCCTATTTGGCAACGATGGTGATGACCTCATTGCCGGAGGAGATGGCGACGATTGGATCTCAGGCGGTGCGGGCGACGATCGTCTCTTTGGCGAGGGCGGCAACGACGTGATCTACGGAGACGCTGGCCATGACGAAATTTACGGTGGCGACGGCGAGGACAAGATTTTCGGCGGCACCGGCGACGATACCGTCAAGGCGGGTGATGGCGATGATGAGGTGCGCGGGGGAGCAGACGACGACATCCTCCACGGAGACGCTGGCAATGACCATCTCGATGGCGGAAGAGGAAAGGACCAGATCCTTGGCGGCACTGGCGATGATACCGTCGTTGCGGGGGCCGGTGATGATGAAGCATGGGGCGAGGATGGCGACGACTTGATCCATGGGGATGCAGGCGATGACGCCCTCGACGGCGGATTAGGCGACGACCAAATCCTTGGCGGCACCGGCGACGATACCGTCGTTGCGGGGGCCGGTGATGATGAAGCATGGGGCGAGGATGGCGACGACTTGATCCATGGCGACGCGGGCGATGATGTCCTCGATGCCGGATTGGGCGACGACCAGATCCTTGGCGGCACCGGTGATGATACCGTCGTTGCGGGGGCCGGTGATGACCAAGCGTGGGGCGAGGACGGCGACGACTTGATCCATGGGGATGCAGGCGATGACGCCCTCGACGGCGGATTGGGCGACGATCAAATCTTTGGTGGCACCGGCGATGATACCGTCGTTGCGGGAGCCGGTGATGATGAAGCATGGGGCGAGGATGGCGACGACTTGATCCATGGCAACGCAGGCGATGACGCCCTCGATGGCGGGGCAGGCGACGACGAGATCCTTGGCGGCATCGGCGATGATACCGTCGTTGCGGGGGCCGGTGATGACGACGTGCAGGGAGAGGATGGTGACGACCTGATCCATGGGGATGCAGGCGATGATGTCCTCGACGGCGGTGTGGGCGACGATCAGATTTTTGGTGGCACCGGCGACGATACCGTCGTGGCGGGGGCCGGTGATGATGACGCGTGGGGCGAGGATGGCGACGACTTGATCCATGGGGATGCAGGCGATGATGTCCTCGACGGCGGAGTGGGCGACGACCAAATCTTTGGTGGCACCGGCGATGATACCGTCGTTGCGGGAGCCGGTGATGATGAAGCATGGGGCGAGGATGGCGACGACTTGATCCATGGGGATGCAGGCGATGACGCCCTCGACGGCGGATTAGGCGACGACCAAATCCTTGGCGGCACCGGCGACGATACCGTCGTTGCGGGGGCCGGTGATGATGAAGCATGGGGCGAGGATGGCGACGACTTGATCCATGGCGACGCGGGCGATGATGTCCTCGATGCCGGATTGGGCGACGACCAGATCCTTGGCGGCACCGGTGATGATACCGTCGTTGCGGGGGCCGGTGATGACCAAGCGTGGGGCGAGGACGGCGACGACTTGATCCATGGGGATGCAGGCGATGACGCCCTCGACGGCGGATTGGGCGACGATCAAATCTTTGGTGGCACCGGCGATGATACCGTCGTTGCGGGAGCCGGTGATGATGAAGCATGGGGCGAGGATGGCGACGACTTGATCCATGGCAACGCAGGCGATGACGCCCTCGACGGCGGATTGGGCGACGATCAGATTTTTGGTGGCACCGGCGACGATACCGTCGTTGCGGGTGATGGCGATGACGACGTGCAGGGAGAGGATGGTGACGACCTCATCCATGGCAACGCGGGCGATGACGCCCTCGGCGGCGGGGCGGGCGACGACGAGATCCTTGGCAACGCTGGCGATGATGTCCTCGACGGCGGAGTGGGCGACGACGAGATCCTTGGCGGCACTGGCGATGATACCGTCATGGCGGGGGCCGGTGATGATGAAGCGTGGGGCGAGGATGGCGACGACCTGATCCATGGCAACGCAGGCGATGACGCCCTCGACGGCGGGGCGGGCGACGACCAGATTTTTGGTGGCACCGGCGATGACGCCTTGTCAGGGGGCACCGGCGCTGATCAGCTTGCAGGCGACAGTGGCGACGATGTGATTTTCTCAGACGAAGGCGACGACATATCCCACGGCGGAGCTGGCAATGATGTGCTGTTCGGAGGAGACGGAGACGACCTTCTGGATGGTGGAGATGACGACGACATTGTATCTGGCGATGCGGGTCAGGATAGCCTCTATGGGGGTGACGGCAATGACATCCTCTCGGGAGGGGCAGACGAAGATACTGTCTTGGGTGGGGCGGGTGATGACATTGTTGTAGCCGATGACGATAGCGCCTCCGATACCTATTCCGGTGACGCGGGCCACGATCAACTGAACTATTCCGGCGCGACAGACGGTGTCGAACTTGATCTGATCACGGGTATGGCCTCTGGCCAGAGCATCGGTGACGACAGTTTCTCGGGGTTCGAGGACTATGTCGGCTCCACAGGCGACGACCATTTCCTCGCAGGGTCTGGTCAGGCATCCCTGACAGGCAACGGCGGGTCAGACCTATATAACTTTGTACAGGGCGATACCGTTGATATCATCCGGTCAGTTTATCAGATCAATGATTTCAATAGCGATGACCGGATCTGGATTGGCTCAGGCTCGAGTCATCGGGAAATCCGCAAAGCGCAGAAATCCCTTGAGGAACGTATTGAGGATGACTTGGATGATTATGCCGACGCGCTCGATGTGGATGAACCCCGGCTGACCTATTACCACGATTGGACCGACGATTATCGCCGAACCGTCGTAGAGGTCGATTTTAACCGCGACAGGATCATTGATCTAGAGTTGCGGATCGAGGGTGACCACATCCTCTTGATTGAACACGCCTGA
- a CDS encoding HlyD family type I secretion periplasmic adaptor subunit, which produces MTKSGSVKNAPQSPAAFDRLRGRIILGVLMMFGLLGGVGAWAFNANLTGAVIALGTVKVDQNLKQVQHRDGGIVEKISVREGDEVDAGQVMFRLDDAQSRAELSILSAQLDEAEVRRARLVADREGAAEVRFPKRLSMSDPQQSELMSGELRLHAGNIVNRDNQREQLELGIAQVNDEIVALVSQRSALTDELALVEESHSRVVNLFEKGLIQMPRVDEAKRELVQMRGKLGELDANIARSRSRISEIEMRILSVDEVARNEAQRELTVVEARIQELSDRLTAVQDKLSRTEIRAPISGRINELSVFTEGGVITPAEILATIVPASAELRIEVQLPTTAIDQVYLDQTARVRFSSFNHRTTPEILGTISHISPATTISASTGEPFYIGYVDISPEEFARLNGLALMPGMPTEVYLSTQEQTAAAYFARPLMDQFEKAFREE; this is translated from the coding sequence ATGACTAAATCTGGTTCTGTCAAAAACGCACCACAATCCCCAGCGGCATTCGACCGGCTCCGCGGGCGCATTATTCTTGGCGTTCTCATGATGTTTGGACTGTTGGGTGGTGTGGGCGCATGGGCGTTCAATGCAAACTTGACCGGAGCTGTCATAGCATTGGGGACGGTCAAGGTTGACCAGAACCTAAAGCAGGTTCAGCACCGCGACGGTGGGATCGTTGAGAAAATTTCCGTGCGCGAGGGCGATGAGGTTGATGCGGGTCAAGTCATGTTTCGTCTCGATGACGCGCAATCACGGGCAGAGCTATCAATCCTCTCTGCTCAATTGGACGAGGCTGAGGTTCGGCGCGCGCGTCTCGTTGCAGACCGTGAAGGTGCCGCTGAGGTCAGATTTCCCAAGCGTCTCTCGATGTCTGATCCACAACAAAGCGAGTTGATGTCAGGTGAACTGCGCCTCCATGCTGGGAATATCGTGAACCGCGACAATCAGCGCGAGCAGCTTGAACTCGGTATCGCTCAGGTGAACGATGAGATTGTGGCGCTCGTTTCGCAGCGCTCGGCGTTGACAGATGAATTGGCCCTTGTGGAAGAAAGCCACTCGCGTGTTGTAAACCTGTTCGAGAAAGGCTTGATCCAAATGCCTCGGGTGGATGAAGCAAAGCGTGAACTGGTTCAGATGCGTGGCAAACTTGGCGAGCTTGACGCCAATATTGCGCGGTCCCGGTCGCGGATCAGCGAGATCGAGATGCGGATTCTTTCCGTGGACGAAGTTGCAAGAAATGAAGCGCAACGGGAGCTTACGGTGGTCGAGGCACGCATTCAGGAACTGTCCGACCGGTTAACAGCGGTGCAGGACAAACTTTCACGGACGGAAATACGCGCACCGATTTCCGGGCGGATCAACGAACTGTCGGTGTTCACCGAAGGCGGGGTCATCACGCCAGCCGAGATATTGGCAACGATTGTTCCGGCCTCTGCCGAGTTGCGGATAGAGGTTCAATTGCCGACCACAGCAATAGATCAAGTCTATCTTGATCAGACGGCCCGTGTCCGGTTCTCATCCTTCAACCACCGTACAACACCTGAAATTCTCGGCACGATTTCGCACATTTCACCTGCAACGACCATTTCCGCATCCACCGGGGAGCCATTCTACATCGGCTATGTCGATATATCGCCAGAAGAGTTTGCAAGGCTGAACGGTCTAGCCTTGATGCCGGGAATGCCAACTGAAGTCTATCTCTCCACCCAAGAGCAAACTGCGGCGGCCTATTTCGCACGGCCTCTCATGGATCAATTTGAGAAGGCCTTCCGCGAAGAATGA